Proteins encoded together in one Bombus vancouverensis nearcticus chromosome 14, iyBomVanc1_principal, whole genome shotgun sequence window:
- the Pax gene encoding paxillin isoform X4 gives MDDLDALLADLQNTVSSEGNHVGSNATPGYGSLNGARTTAYRSYDNRTSPLPPQSPTYQNREAIEESIAKGSGGGKMPSLNNNLSELDTLLQDLSNARYNAHYQERENRVSSGGMNGDSSPMLRSPSSMSASRPTVDSLLEELSTAVPNGDYPADGRVKVTIQETSTEVQPVYDGYPPRQHGSLNRSEAQKSYTNGHTASNATKELDDLMASLSEFKINSSSHQLQTVTDSPYAKPNKATKSSQSPLPPEGTQTRIHITETHTTHHHQQQHGEPYPPQPATQTKQNQLDSMLGNLQADMSRQGVNTTQKGCCSACEKPIVGQVITALGKTWHPEHFTCTHCNQELGTRNFFEREGHPYCEPDYHNLFSPRCAYCNGPILDKCVTALEKTWHTEHFFCAQCGKQFGEEGFHERDGKPYCREDYFDMFAPKCGGCNRAIMENYISALNSQWHPDCFVCRDCRQKFQGGSFFDHEGLPYCETHYHAKRGSLCAGCHKPITGRCITAMFRKFHPEHFVCAFCLKQLNKGTFKEQNDKPYCHGCFDKLFG, from the exons ATGCGCTATTGGCAGACCTGCAAAACACAGTGTCATCGGAAGGAAATCATGTCGGTAGTAACGCCACTCCTGGTTATGGATCGCTGAACGGCGCGAGAACCACCGCCTATAGATCCTACGATAATCGAACTTCTCCGCTTCCGCCGCAATCG CCGACTTATCAGAACCGCGAGGCCATCGAGGAGAGCATCGCGAAAGGCAGCGGCGGAGGGAAGATGCCTTCCCTGAACAACAATCTGTCGGAGTTGGACACGTTGTTGCAAGATCTGAGCAACGCTCGTTACAATGCTCACTATCAGGAAAGAG AGAATCGCGTTTCCTCGGGAGGAATGAATGGTGATTCTAGTCCGATGCTTCGTTCTCCGAGTAGCATGTCAGCTTCAAGGCCCACCGTCGATTCGTTGCTCGAAGAATTGAGCACCGCGGTACCGAACGG GGATTATCCTGCCGATGGTAGAGTGAAAGTTACCATTCAAGAAACGTCCACGGAGGTGCAACCCGTGTACGATGGTTATCCTCCTAGACAGCACGGATCGTTGAATCGCAGCGAGGCCCAGAAGAGTTATACCAATGGTCACACCGCCAGCAACGCTACCAAGGAGCTTGACGATTTAATGGCTTCTCTCTCCGAATTTAAG ATCAATAGTAGTTCTCATCAGCTTCAAACAGTGACCGATTCTCCATACGCCAAGCCGAACAAGGCGACCAAGAGTTCGCAAAGCCCGTTGCCACCCGAGGGCACGCAAACTCGAATTCATATCACCGAGACTCACACTACTCATCACCACCAGCAACAACACGGAGAGCCTTATCCACCGCAGCCAGCGACTCAAACCAAACAGAATCAGTTGGATTCTATGCTAGGAAACCTTCAAGCCGATATGAGTCGTCAAGGAGTGAACACTACTCAGAAGGGATGCTGCAGCGCTTGCGAGAAACCAATCGTGGGACAA GTGATCACCGCTCTAGGAAAAACGTGGCACCCTGAACACTTCACATGCACGCACTGCAACCAGGAATTGGGCACAAGAAATTTCTTCGAAAGGGAGGGTCATCCTTATTGCGAGCCCGATTATCATAATCTTTTCTCACCACGCTGCGCCTACTGCAACGGTCCCATTCTGGAT AAATGCGTAACCGCGTTGGAAAAAACTTGGCACACGGAGCACTTCTTTTGCGCTCAGTGTGGCAAACAGTTTGGTGAAGAGGGGTTCCACGAGCGGGACGGAAAGCCGTACTGTCGGGAGGATTACTTCGACATGTTCGCGCCGAAGTGCGGCGGATGTAATCGTGCTATTATGGAGAATTATATCTCCGCTCTAAACAGTCAGTGGCATCCGGATTGTTTCGTCTGCAGG GATTGTAGACAAAAGTTTCAAGGTGGATCGTTCTTTGATCACGAAGGTTTACCCTATTGTGAAACTCATTACCACGCTAAGAGAGGGTCCCTATGCGCAGGGTGCCATAAACCAATTACAG GTCGTTGCATAACCGCAATGTTCCGGAAGTTCCACCCCGAGCATTTTGTATGCGCGTTCTGTTTAAAGCAATTGAACAAAGGTACTTTTAAGGAACAAAACGATAAACCATATTGCCACGGGTGTTTCGACAAATTATTCGGTTAA
- the Pax gene encoding paxillin isoform X2: MAMDRTMYGKVEPSAIYQPYKITITKGSPPGYALLADLQNTVSSEGNHVGSNATPGYGSLNGARTTAYRSYDNRTSPLPPQSPTYQNREAIEESIAKGSGGGKMPSLNNNLSELDTLLQDLSNARYNAHYQERENRVSSGGMNGDSSPMLRSPSSMSASRPTVDSLLEELSTAVPNGDYPADGRVKVTIQETSTEVQPVYDGYPPRQHGSLNRSEAQKSYTNGHTASNATKELDDLMASLSEFKINSSSHQLQTVTDSPYAKPNKATKSSQSPLPPEGTQTRIHITETHTTHHHQQQHGEPYPPQPATQTKQNQLDSMLGNLQADMSRQGVNTTQKGCCSACEKPIVGQVITALGKTWHPEHFTCTHCNQELGTRNFFEREGHPYCEPDYHNLFSPRCAYCNGPILDKCVTALEKTWHTEHFFCAQCGKQFGEEGFHERDGKPYCREDYFDMFAPKCGGCNRAIMENYISALNSQWHPDCFVCRDCRQKFQGGSFFDHEGLPYCETHYHAKRGSLCAGCHKPITGRCITAMFRKFHPEHFVCAFCLKQLNKGTFKEQNDKPYCHGCFDKLFG; this comes from the exons ATGCGCTATTGGCAGACCTGCAAAACACAGTGTCATCGGAAGGAAATCATGTCGGTAGTAACGCCACTCCTGGTTATGGATCGCTGAACGGCGCGAGAACCACCGCCTATAGATCCTACGATAATCGAACTTCTCCGCTTCCGCCGCAATCG CCGACTTATCAGAACCGCGAGGCCATCGAGGAGAGCATCGCGAAAGGCAGCGGCGGAGGGAAGATGCCTTCCCTGAACAACAATCTGTCGGAGTTGGACACGTTGTTGCAAGATCTGAGCAACGCTCGTTACAATGCTCACTATCAGGAAAGAG AGAATCGCGTTTCCTCGGGAGGAATGAATGGTGATTCTAGTCCGATGCTTCGTTCTCCGAGTAGCATGTCAGCTTCAAGGCCCACCGTCGATTCGTTGCTCGAAGAATTGAGCACCGCGGTACCGAACGG GGATTATCCTGCCGATGGTAGAGTGAAAGTTACCATTCAAGAAACGTCCACGGAGGTGCAACCCGTGTACGATGGTTATCCTCCTAGACAGCACGGATCGTTGAATCGCAGCGAGGCCCAGAAGAGTTATACCAATGGTCACACCGCCAGCAACGCTACCAAGGAGCTTGACGATTTAATGGCTTCTCTCTCCGAATTTAAG ATCAATAGTAGTTCTCATCAGCTTCAAACAGTGACCGATTCTCCATACGCCAAGCCGAACAAGGCGACCAAGAGTTCGCAAAGCCCGTTGCCACCCGAGGGCACGCAAACTCGAATTCATATCACCGAGACTCACACTACTCATCACCACCAGCAACAACACGGAGAGCCTTATCCACCGCAGCCAGCGACTCAAACCAAACAGAATCAGTTGGATTCTATGCTAGGAAACCTTCAAGCCGATATGAGTCGTCAAGGAGTGAACACTACTCAGAAGGGATGCTGCAGCGCTTGCGAGAAACCAATCGTGGGACAA GTGATCACCGCTCTAGGAAAAACGTGGCACCCTGAACACTTCACATGCACGCACTGCAACCAGGAATTGGGCACAAGAAATTTCTTCGAAAGGGAGGGTCATCCTTATTGCGAGCCCGATTATCATAATCTTTTCTCACCACGCTGCGCCTACTGCAACGGTCCCATTCTGGAT AAATGCGTAACCGCGTTGGAAAAAACTTGGCACACGGAGCACTTCTTTTGCGCTCAGTGTGGCAAACAGTTTGGTGAAGAGGGGTTCCACGAGCGGGACGGAAAGCCGTACTGTCGGGAGGATTACTTCGACATGTTCGCGCCGAAGTGCGGCGGATGTAATCGTGCTATTATGGAGAATTATATCTCCGCTCTAAACAGTCAGTGGCATCCGGATTGTTTCGTCTGCAGG GATTGTAGACAAAAGTTTCAAGGTGGATCGTTCTTTGATCACGAAGGTTTACCCTATTGTGAAACTCATTACCACGCTAAGAGAGGGTCCCTATGCGCAGGGTGCCATAAACCAATTACAG GTCGTTGCATAACCGCAATGTTCCGGAAGTTCCACCCCGAGCATTTTGTATGCGCGTTCTGTTTAAAGCAATTGAACAAAGGTACTTTTAAGGAACAAAACGATAAACCATATTGCCACGGGTGTTTCGACAAATTATTCGGTTAA
- the Pax gene encoding paxillin isoform X8 yields MAMDRTMYGKVEPSAIYQPYKITITKGSPPGYALLADLQNTVSSEGNHVGSNATPGYGSLNGARTTAYRSYDNRTSPLPPQSPTYQNREAIEESIAKGSGGGKMPSLNNNLSELDTLLQDLSNARYNAHYQERENRVSSGGMNGDSSPMLRSPSSMSASRPTVDSLLEELSTAVPNGDYPADGRVKVTIQETSTEVQPVYDGYPPRQHGSLNRSEAQKSYTNGHTASNATKELDDLMASLSEFKINSSSHQLQTVTDSPYAKPNKATKSSQSPLPPEGTQTRIHITETHTTHHHQQQHGEPYPPQPATQTKQNQLDSMLGNLQADMSRQGVNTTQKGCCSACEKPIVGQVITALGKTWHPEHFTCTHCNQELGTRNFFEREGHPYCEPDYHNLFSPRCAYCNGPILDKCVTALEKTWHTEHFFCAQCGKQFGEEGFHERDGKPYCREDYFDMFAPKCGGCNRAIMENYISALNSQWHPDCFVCRDCKKPVSGKSFYAMEGKPVCPKCVGVDDDEEEEEEDCRQKFQGGSFFDHEGLPYCETHYHAKRGSLCAGCHKPITGRCITAMFRKFHPEHFVCAFCLKQLNKGTFKEQNDKPYCHGCFDKLFG; encoded by the exons ATGCGCTATTGGCAGACCTGCAAAACACAGTGTCATCGGAAGGAAATCATGTCGGTAGTAACGCCACTCCTGGTTATGGATCGCTGAACGGCGCGAGAACCACCGCCTATAGATCCTACGATAATCGAACTTCTCCGCTTCCGCCGCAATCG CCGACTTATCAGAACCGCGAGGCCATCGAGGAGAGCATCGCGAAAGGCAGCGGCGGAGGGAAGATGCCTTCCCTGAACAACAATCTGTCGGAGTTGGACACGTTGTTGCAAGATCTGAGCAACGCTCGTTACAATGCTCACTATCAGGAAAGAG AGAATCGCGTTTCCTCGGGAGGAATGAATGGTGATTCTAGTCCGATGCTTCGTTCTCCGAGTAGCATGTCAGCTTCAAGGCCCACCGTCGATTCGTTGCTCGAAGAATTGAGCACCGCGGTACCGAACGG GGATTATCCTGCCGATGGTAGAGTGAAAGTTACCATTCAAGAAACGTCCACGGAGGTGCAACCCGTGTACGATGGTTATCCTCCTAGACAGCACGGATCGTTGAATCGCAGCGAGGCCCAGAAGAGTTATACCAATGGTCACACCGCCAGCAACGCTACCAAGGAGCTTGACGATTTAATGGCTTCTCTCTCCGAATTTAAG ATCAATAGTAGTTCTCATCAGCTTCAAACAGTGACCGATTCTCCATACGCCAAGCCGAACAAGGCGACCAAGAGTTCGCAAAGCCCGTTGCCACCCGAGGGCACGCAAACTCGAATTCATATCACCGAGACTCACACTACTCATCACCACCAGCAACAACACGGAGAGCCTTATCCACCGCAGCCAGCGACTCAAACCAAACAGAATCAGTTGGATTCTATGCTAGGAAACCTTCAAGCCGATATGAGTCGTCAAGGAGTGAACACTACTCAGAAGGGATGCTGCAGCGCTTGCGAGAAACCAATCGTGGGACAA GTGATCACCGCTCTAGGAAAAACGTGGCACCCTGAACACTTCACATGCACGCACTGCAACCAGGAATTGGGCACAAGAAATTTCTTCGAAAGGGAGGGTCATCCTTATTGCGAGCCCGATTATCATAATCTTTTCTCACCACGCTGCGCCTACTGCAACGGTCCCATTCTGGAT AAATGCGTAACCGCGTTGGAAAAAACTTGGCACACGGAGCACTTCTTTTGCGCTCAGTGTGGCAAACAGTTTGGTGAAGAGGGGTTCCACGAGCGGGACGGAAAGCCGTACTGTCGGGAGGATTACTTCGACATGTTCGCGCCGAAGTGCGGCGGATGTAATCGTGCTATTATGGAGAATTATATCTCCGCTCTAAACAGTCAGTGGCATCCGGATTGTTTCGTCTGCAGG GATTGCAAGAAGCCGGTATCTGGGAAGTCGTTTTATGCGATGGAGGGCAAACCCGTTTGCCCGAAATGCGTTGGTGTCGATGATgatgaagaggaagaggaagaa GATTGTAGACAAAAGTTTCAAGGTGGATCGTTCTTTGATCACGAAGGTTTACCCTATTGTGAAACTCATTACCACGCTAAGAGAGGGTCCCTATGCGCAGGGTGCCATAAACCAATTACAG GTCGTTGCATAACCGCAATGTTCCGGAAGTTCCACCCCGAGCATTTTGTATGCGCGTTCTGTTTAAAGCAATTGAACAAAGGTACTTTTAAGGAACAAAACGATAAACCATATTGCCACGGGTGTTTCGACAAATTATTCGGTTAA
- the Pax gene encoding paxillin isoform X1, with product MTMTDITRPVSPITPARLATIQRHARWEQYINALLADLQNTVSSEGNHVGSNATPGYGSLNGARTTAYRSYDNRTSPLPPQSPTYQNREAIEESIAKGSGGGKMPSLNNNLSELDTLLQDLSNARYNAHYQERENRVSSGGMNGDSSPMLRSPSSMSASRPTVDSLLEELSTAVPNGDYPADGRVKVTIQETSTEVQPVYDGYPPRQHGSLNRSEAQKSYTNGHTASNATKELDDLMASLSEFKINSSSHQLQTVTDSPYAKPNKATKSSQSPLPPEGTQTRIHITETHTTHHHQQQHGEPYPPQPATQTKQNQLDSMLGNLQADMSRQGVNTTQKGCCSACEKPIVGQVITALGKTWHPEHFTCTHCNQELGTRNFFEREGHPYCEPDYHNLFSPRCAYCNGPILDKCVTALEKTWHTEHFFCAQCGKQFGEEGFHERDGKPYCREDYFDMFAPKCGGCNRAIMENYISALNSQWHPDCFVCRDCRQKFQGGSFFDHEGLPYCETHYHAKRGSLCAGCHKPITGRCITAMFRKFHPEHFVCAFCLKQLNKGTFKEQNDKPYCHGCFDKLFG from the exons ATGCGCTATTGGCAGACCTGCAAAACACAGTGTCATCGGAAGGAAATCATGTCGGTAGTAACGCCACTCCTGGTTATGGATCGCTGAACGGCGCGAGAACCACCGCCTATAGATCCTACGATAATCGAACTTCTCCGCTTCCGCCGCAATCG CCGACTTATCAGAACCGCGAGGCCATCGAGGAGAGCATCGCGAAAGGCAGCGGCGGAGGGAAGATGCCTTCCCTGAACAACAATCTGTCGGAGTTGGACACGTTGTTGCAAGATCTGAGCAACGCTCGTTACAATGCTCACTATCAGGAAAGAG AGAATCGCGTTTCCTCGGGAGGAATGAATGGTGATTCTAGTCCGATGCTTCGTTCTCCGAGTAGCATGTCAGCTTCAAGGCCCACCGTCGATTCGTTGCTCGAAGAATTGAGCACCGCGGTACCGAACGG GGATTATCCTGCCGATGGTAGAGTGAAAGTTACCATTCAAGAAACGTCCACGGAGGTGCAACCCGTGTACGATGGTTATCCTCCTAGACAGCACGGATCGTTGAATCGCAGCGAGGCCCAGAAGAGTTATACCAATGGTCACACCGCCAGCAACGCTACCAAGGAGCTTGACGATTTAATGGCTTCTCTCTCCGAATTTAAG ATCAATAGTAGTTCTCATCAGCTTCAAACAGTGACCGATTCTCCATACGCCAAGCCGAACAAGGCGACCAAGAGTTCGCAAAGCCCGTTGCCACCCGAGGGCACGCAAACTCGAATTCATATCACCGAGACTCACACTACTCATCACCACCAGCAACAACACGGAGAGCCTTATCCACCGCAGCCAGCGACTCAAACCAAACAGAATCAGTTGGATTCTATGCTAGGAAACCTTCAAGCCGATATGAGTCGTCAAGGAGTGAACACTACTCAGAAGGGATGCTGCAGCGCTTGCGAGAAACCAATCGTGGGACAA GTGATCACCGCTCTAGGAAAAACGTGGCACCCTGAACACTTCACATGCACGCACTGCAACCAGGAATTGGGCACAAGAAATTTCTTCGAAAGGGAGGGTCATCCTTATTGCGAGCCCGATTATCATAATCTTTTCTCACCACGCTGCGCCTACTGCAACGGTCCCATTCTGGAT AAATGCGTAACCGCGTTGGAAAAAACTTGGCACACGGAGCACTTCTTTTGCGCTCAGTGTGGCAAACAGTTTGGTGAAGAGGGGTTCCACGAGCGGGACGGAAAGCCGTACTGTCGGGAGGATTACTTCGACATGTTCGCGCCGAAGTGCGGCGGATGTAATCGTGCTATTATGGAGAATTATATCTCCGCTCTAAACAGTCAGTGGCATCCGGATTGTTTCGTCTGCAGG GATTGTAGACAAAAGTTTCAAGGTGGATCGTTCTTTGATCACGAAGGTTTACCCTATTGTGAAACTCATTACCACGCTAAGAGAGGGTCCCTATGCGCAGGGTGCCATAAACCAATTACAG GTCGTTGCATAACCGCAATGTTCCGGAAGTTCCACCCCGAGCATTTTGTATGCGCGTTCTGTTTAAAGCAATTGAACAAAGGTACTTTTAAGGAACAAAACGATAAACCATATTGCCACGGGTGTTTCGACAAATTATTCGGTTAA
- the Pax gene encoding paxillin isoform X3: METGCESQAGADNLYESYNTEKTETNLLSLDALLADLQNTVSSEGNHVGSNATPGYGSLNGARTTAYRSYDNRTSPLPPQSPTYQNREAIEESIAKGSGGGKMPSLNNNLSELDTLLQDLSNARYNAHYQERENRVSSGGMNGDSSPMLRSPSSMSASRPTVDSLLEELSTAVPNGDYPADGRVKVTIQETSTEVQPVYDGYPPRQHGSLNRSEAQKSYTNGHTASNATKELDDLMASLSEFKINSSSHQLQTVTDSPYAKPNKATKSSQSPLPPEGTQTRIHITETHTTHHHQQQHGEPYPPQPATQTKQNQLDSMLGNLQADMSRQGVNTTQKGCCSACEKPIVGQVITALGKTWHPEHFTCTHCNQELGTRNFFEREGHPYCEPDYHNLFSPRCAYCNGPILDKCVTALEKTWHTEHFFCAQCGKQFGEEGFHERDGKPYCREDYFDMFAPKCGGCNRAIMENYISALNSQWHPDCFVCRDCRQKFQGGSFFDHEGLPYCETHYHAKRGSLCAGCHKPITGRCITAMFRKFHPEHFVCAFCLKQLNKGTFKEQNDKPYCHGCFDKLFG, translated from the exons ATGGAAACAGGATGTGAGTCGCAGGCTGGGGCCGATAATCTCTATGAGTCCTACAATACCGAGAAAACGGAAACAAATCTTCTCAGTCTTG ATGCGCTATTGGCAGACCTGCAAAACACAGTGTCATCGGAAGGAAATCATGTCGGTAGTAACGCCACTCCTGGTTATGGATCGCTGAACGGCGCGAGAACCACCGCCTATAGATCCTACGATAATCGAACTTCTCCGCTTCCGCCGCAATCG CCGACTTATCAGAACCGCGAGGCCATCGAGGAGAGCATCGCGAAAGGCAGCGGCGGAGGGAAGATGCCTTCCCTGAACAACAATCTGTCGGAGTTGGACACGTTGTTGCAAGATCTGAGCAACGCTCGTTACAATGCTCACTATCAGGAAAGAG AGAATCGCGTTTCCTCGGGAGGAATGAATGGTGATTCTAGTCCGATGCTTCGTTCTCCGAGTAGCATGTCAGCTTCAAGGCCCACCGTCGATTCGTTGCTCGAAGAATTGAGCACCGCGGTACCGAACGG GGATTATCCTGCCGATGGTAGAGTGAAAGTTACCATTCAAGAAACGTCCACGGAGGTGCAACCCGTGTACGATGGTTATCCTCCTAGACAGCACGGATCGTTGAATCGCAGCGAGGCCCAGAAGAGTTATACCAATGGTCACACCGCCAGCAACGCTACCAAGGAGCTTGACGATTTAATGGCTTCTCTCTCCGAATTTAAG ATCAATAGTAGTTCTCATCAGCTTCAAACAGTGACCGATTCTCCATACGCCAAGCCGAACAAGGCGACCAAGAGTTCGCAAAGCCCGTTGCCACCCGAGGGCACGCAAACTCGAATTCATATCACCGAGACTCACACTACTCATCACCACCAGCAACAACACGGAGAGCCTTATCCACCGCAGCCAGCGACTCAAACCAAACAGAATCAGTTGGATTCTATGCTAGGAAACCTTCAAGCCGATATGAGTCGTCAAGGAGTGAACACTACTCAGAAGGGATGCTGCAGCGCTTGCGAGAAACCAATCGTGGGACAA GTGATCACCGCTCTAGGAAAAACGTGGCACCCTGAACACTTCACATGCACGCACTGCAACCAGGAATTGGGCACAAGAAATTTCTTCGAAAGGGAGGGTCATCCTTATTGCGAGCCCGATTATCATAATCTTTTCTCACCACGCTGCGCCTACTGCAACGGTCCCATTCTGGAT AAATGCGTAACCGCGTTGGAAAAAACTTGGCACACGGAGCACTTCTTTTGCGCTCAGTGTGGCAAACAGTTTGGTGAAGAGGGGTTCCACGAGCGGGACGGAAAGCCGTACTGTCGGGAGGATTACTTCGACATGTTCGCGCCGAAGTGCGGCGGATGTAATCGTGCTATTATGGAGAATTATATCTCCGCTCTAAACAGTCAGTGGCATCCGGATTGTTTCGTCTGCAGG GATTGTAGACAAAAGTTTCAAGGTGGATCGTTCTTTGATCACGAAGGTTTACCCTATTGTGAAACTCATTACCACGCTAAGAGAGGGTCCCTATGCGCAGGGTGCCATAAACCAATTACAG GTCGTTGCATAACCGCAATGTTCCGGAAGTTCCACCCCGAGCATTTTGTATGCGCGTTCTGTTTAAAGCAATTGAACAAAGGTACTTTTAAGGAACAAAACGATAAACCATATTGCCACGGGTGTTTCGACAAATTATTCGGTTAA
- the Pax gene encoding paxillin isoform X9 encodes METGCESQAGADNLYESYNTEKTETNLLSLDALLADLQNTVSSEGNHVGSNATPGYGSLNGARTTAYRSYDNRTSPLPPQSPTYQNREAIEESIAKGSGGGKMPSLNNNLSELDTLLQDLSNARYNAHYQERENRVSSGGMNGDSSPMLRSPSSMSASRPTVDSLLEELSTAVPNGDYPADGRVKVTIQETSTEVQPVYDGYPPRQHGSLNRSEAQKSYTNGHTASNATKELDDLMASLSEFKINSSSHQLQTVTDSPYAKPNKATKSSQSPLPPEGTQTRIHITETHTTHHHQQQHGEPYPPQPATQTKQNQLDSMLGNLQADMSRQGVNTTQKGCCSACEKPIVGQVITALGKTWHPEHFTCTHCNQELGTRNFFEREGHPYCEPDYHNLFSPRCAYCNGPILDKCVTALEKTWHTEHFFCAQCGKQFGEEGFHERDGKPYCREDYFDMFAPKCGGCNRAIMENYISALNSQWHPDCFVCRDCKKPVSGKSFYAMEGKPVCPKCVGVDDDEEEEEEDCRQKFQGGSFFDHEGLPYCETHYHAKRGSLCAGCHKPITGRCITAMFRKFHPEHFVCAFCLKQLNKGTFKEQNDKPYCHGCFDKLFG; translated from the exons ATGGAAACAGGATGTGAGTCGCAGGCTGGGGCCGATAATCTCTATGAGTCCTACAATACCGAGAAAACGGAAACAAATCTTCTCAGTCTTG ATGCGCTATTGGCAGACCTGCAAAACACAGTGTCATCGGAAGGAAATCATGTCGGTAGTAACGCCACTCCTGGTTATGGATCGCTGAACGGCGCGAGAACCACCGCCTATAGATCCTACGATAATCGAACTTCTCCGCTTCCGCCGCAATCG CCGACTTATCAGAACCGCGAGGCCATCGAGGAGAGCATCGCGAAAGGCAGCGGCGGAGGGAAGATGCCTTCCCTGAACAACAATCTGTCGGAGTTGGACACGTTGTTGCAAGATCTGAGCAACGCTCGTTACAATGCTCACTATCAGGAAAGAG AGAATCGCGTTTCCTCGGGAGGAATGAATGGTGATTCTAGTCCGATGCTTCGTTCTCCGAGTAGCATGTCAGCTTCAAGGCCCACCGTCGATTCGTTGCTCGAAGAATTGAGCACCGCGGTACCGAACGG GGATTATCCTGCCGATGGTAGAGTGAAAGTTACCATTCAAGAAACGTCCACGGAGGTGCAACCCGTGTACGATGGTTATCCTCCTAGACAGCACGGATCGTTGAATCGCAGCGAGGCCCAGAAGAGTTATACCAATGGTCACACCGCCAGCAACGCTACCAAGGAGCTTGACGATTTAATGGCTTCTCTCTCCGAATTTAAG ATCAATAGTAGTTCTCATCAGCTTCAAACAGTGACCGATTCTCCATACGCCAAGCCGAACAAGGCGACCAAGAGTTCGCAAAGCCCGTTGCCACCCGAGGGCACGCAAACTCGAATTCATATCACCGAGACTCACACTACTCATCACCACCAGCAACAACACGGAGAGCCTTATCCACCGCAGCCAGCGACTCAAACCAAACAGAATCAGTTGGATTCTATGCTAGGAAACCTTCAAGCCGATATGAGTCGTCAAGGAGTGAACACTACTCAGAAGGGATGCTGCAGCGCTTGCGAGAAACCAATCGTGGGACAA GTGATCACCGCTCTAGGAAAAACGTGGCACCCTGAACACTTCACATGCACGCACTGCAACCAGGAATTGGGCACAAGAAATTTCTTCGAAAGGGAGGGTCATCCTTATTGCGAGCCCGATTATCATAATCTTTTCTCACCACGCTGCGCCTACTGCAACGGTCCCATTCTGGAT AAATGCGTAACCGCGTTGGAAAAAACTTGGCACACGGAGCACTTCTTTTGCGCTCAGTGTGGCAAACAGTTTGGTGAAGAGGGGTTCCACGAGCGGGACGGAAAGCCGTACTGTCGGGAGGATTACTTCGACATGTTCGCGCCGAAGTGCGGCGGATGTAATCGTGCTATTATGGAGAATTATATCTCCGCTCTAAACAGTCAGTGGCATCCGGATTGTTTCGTCTGCAGG GATTGCAAGAAGCCGGTATCTGGGAAGTCGTTTTATGCGATGGAGGGCAAACCCGTTTGCCCGAAATGCGTTGGTGTCGATGATgatgaagaggaagaggaagaa GATTGTAGACAAAAGTTTCAAGGTGGATCGTTCTTTGATCACGAAGGTTTACCCTATTGTGAAACTCATTACCACGCTAAGAGAGGGTCCCTATGCGCAGGGTGCCATAAACCAATTACAG GTCGTTGCATAACCGCAATGTTCCGGAAGTTCCACCCCGAGCATTTTGTATGCGCGTTCTGTTTAAAGCAATTGAACAAAGGTACTTTTAAGGAACAAAACGATAAACCATATTGCCACGGGTGTTTCGACAAATTATTCGGTTAA